A genomic segment from Nocardiopsis sp. Huas11 encodes:
- the hisN gene encoding histidinol-phosphatase, whose translation MASFDDDLRLAHVLADAADDIAIKRFRALDLVVDTKPDLTPVTEADRLVEETLRGVLSRARPRDAVVGEEYGRTGNSNRVWVIDPIDGTKNYVRGVPVWATLIALLEGDRPVVGVVSAPALYRRWWASQGGGAWQGRSLSKASRCQVSKVSTLSDASLSYSSLTGWEDQGRLDSFLGLTRSVWRTRAYGDFWSHVMVAEGVVDISAEPELSLWDAAPLPIILEEAGGRATNLRGEGFEDGGPLVCSNGSLHDQALTWLNGGPTPLRRV comes from the coding sequence ATGGCCTCCTTTGACGATGATCTGCGGCTGGCACACGTGCTCGCCGACGCTGCCGACGACATCGCGATCAAGCGCTTCCGGGCGCTGGATCTGGTGGTCGACACCAAGCCCGACCTGACTCCGGTGACCGAGGCCGACCGGCTGGTCGAGGAGACGCTGCGGGGCGTGCTCTCCCGGGCCCGTCCCCGGGACGCCGTCGTCGGCGAGGAGTACGGCCGCACCGGCAACAGCAACCGGGTGTGGGTCATCGACCCCATCGACGGCACCAAGAACTATGTGCGCGGCGTGCCCGTGTGGGCCACGCTCATCGCCCTGCTGGAGGGCGACCGCCCGGTCGTGGGCGTGGTGTCGGCTCCCGCGCTGTACCGCCGGTGGTGGGCGTCCCAGGGCGGCGGGGCCTGGCAGGGCCGCAGCCTGTCCAAGGCGTCGCGCTGCCAGGTGTCGAAGGTGTCCACCCTGTCGGACGCCTCACTGAGCTATTCGTCGCTGACCGGCTGGGAGGACCAGGGCCGGCTGGACTCGTTCCTCGGCCTGACGCGTTCGGTGTGGCGCACCCGCGCCTACGGCGACTTCTGGTCGCACGTGATGGTCGCCGAGGGGGTCGTGGACATCTCCGCCGAGCCGGAGCTGTCCCTGTGGGACGCCGCCCCCCTGCCGATCATCCTGGAGGAGGCCGGCGGCCGGGCCACCAACCTGCGCGGTGAGGGCTTCGAGGACGGCGGCCCGCTGGTGTGCAGCAACGGATCGCTGCACGACCAGGCGCTGACCTGGCTCAACGGCGGACCGACACCGTTGCGCCGGGTCTGA
- a CDS encoding sulfotransferase: protein MNARPAWWVAPVNTVLRPTVGSRSRDPGRAFEAAERAAADRSGLPWPADREYLSETRFLSDAWLSVPGITPLGRLSVQSEVQRRLETRLRLLHLFDARPEVADQVVDRPVFITGLPRTGTTFAHGLLAQHSRTRAPALWEMLHPVPPSGREGERVLGTRERLAEARSSIRFLNAMAPGWQAIHPMHPLEPEECVFLLPHSLAHHVRIPVPEYRAWWEGRDATPDYEFLKAALQAMQYQRSGPRRWVLKSPLHLGALDALLKVFPDATVVLTDRDPVRATASWGSLVEAGMSLHLSRVDPHWIGAEWLEIWSRCMARARRVRAASAPGTFVDLPYDELTADPVGVAERVWTGLGEKFDDLSRRRTTEYTRRDRRPSPHRYTIDRYGLTPERVRAAFAG, encoded by the coding sequence GTGAACGCACGCCCGGCCTGGTGGGTCGCTCCGGTCAACACGGTCCTGAGGCCGACGGTGGGGTCGCGCTCGCGAGACCCCGGTCGCGCGTTCGAGGCGGCGGAGCGGGCGGCGGCCGACCGCAGCGGACTGCCCTGGCCCGCGGACCGGGAGTACCTGTCCGAGACGCGCTTTTTGAGCGACGCCTGGCTGAGCGTGCCCGGGATCACCCCGCTCGGCCGCCTGTCCGTCCAGAGCGAGGTGCAGCGGCGGTTGGAGACGCGGCTGCGCCTGCTGCACCTGTTCGACGCCCGACCTGAGGTCGCCGACCAGGTGGTGGACCGCCCGGTCTTCATCACCGGCCTGCCCAGGACCGGTACGACCTTCGCGCACGGACTGCTCGCCCAGCACTCCCGCACGCGCGCGCCCGCGCTGTGGGAGATGCTCCACCCCGTCCCGCCCAGCGGGCGTGAGGGCGAGCGCGTGCTCGGCACACGCGAACGGCTCGCCGAGGCGCGCTCGTCCATCCGCTTCCTGAACGCCATGGCGCCGGGCTGGCAGGCGATCCACCCCATGCACCCGCTCGAACCCGAGGAGTGCGTGTTCCTGCTGCCGCACAGCCTGGCCCACCACGTGCGGATCCCCGTTCCGGAGTACCGCGCCTGGTGGGAGGGCCGGGACGCGACCCCGGACTACGAGTTCCTCAAGGCCGCGCTGCAGGCGATGCAGTACCAGAGGTCCGGCCCGCGCCGATGGGTGCTCAAGTCGCCGCTGCACCTGGGCGCCCTGGACGCGCTGCTCAAGGTCTTTCCCGATGCCACCGTCGTGCTCACCGACCGCGATCCCGTCCGGGCGACCGCGTCGTGGGGCAGCCTGGTGGAGGCGGGGATGTCCCTGCACCTGAGCCGGGTCGACCCGCACTGGATCGGTGCGGAGTGGCTGGAGATCTGGTCGCGGTGCATGGCCCGGGCCCGACGGGTCCGCGCCGCGAGCGCGCCGGGGACCTTCGTCGACCTGCCCTACGACGAGCTGACCGCGGACCCGGTGGGCGTGGCCGAACGCGTGTGGACGGGGTTGGGCGAGAAGTTCGACGACCTCAGCCGCCGTCGGACCACCGAGTACACCCGGCGGGACCGCCGCCCCTCACCGCACAGATACACCATCGACCGCTACGGGCTCACGCCCGAACGTGTGCGCGCGGCCTTCGCCGGCTGA
- a CDS encoding NAD(P)-dependent oxidoreductase — protein MNENTFDEPRVTVLGLGAMGTALARTWLAAGHPVTVWNRTAARAEALAGEGADVAATAADAVAAGGVVVTCLWDDESVGTSLADADLRGRDLVDLTTGTPAQARGRAAWAEERGARFVSGGIMAVPPMVGVPEAGGYVFYSGSKAAFAAAESVLSVPLGTRYVGEDAGFAALYDVALLSGMIGMFGGVAHAFALVRGEDVPLKEFGTMLVEWLRAMAALGESTAERLESGDYTSDVVSNLAMMVNGNAVMRRTAEEQGIGSALLDPYMELMERRLAQGHGEEDGPTGVIDLLAAR, from the coding sequence ATGAACGAGAACACTTTCGACGAACCCCGCGTGACCGTGCTCGGCCTCGGCGCGATGGGGACGGCTCTGGCCCGGACGTGGCTGGCCGCCGGGCATCCGGTGACCGTGTGGAACAGGACGGCGGCGCGCGCCGAGGCGCTGGCCGGGGAGGGCGCGGACGTGGCCGCCACGGCGGCGGACGCGGTCGCCGCGGGCGGTGTGGTGGTGACCTGCCTGTGGGACGACGAGTCCGTCGGCACGTCGCTGGCCGACGCCGACCTGCGCGGCCGGGACCTGGTGGACCTCACCACCGGCACCCCCGCCCAGGCGCGCGGCCGGGCCGCGTGGGCCGAGGAGCGCGGCGCGCGGTTCGTCAGCGGCGGGATCATGGCGGTGCCGCCCATGGTGGGCGTGCCCGAGGCGGGCGGCTACGTGTTCTACAGCGGTTCGAAGGCGGCCTTCGCCGCGGCGGAGTCGGTCCTGTCCGTGCCCCTGGGCACCCGCTACGTGGGCGAGGACGCGGGGTTCGCGGCCCTGTACGACGTCGCCCTGCTGAGCGGCATGATCGGCATGTTCGGCGGTGTGGCCCACGCCTTCGCGCTGGTCCGGGGGGAGGACGTGCCGCTGAAGGAGTTCGGCACGATGCTCGTCGAGTGGCTCAGGGCGATGGCCGCCCTGGGCGAGTCGACCGCGGAGCGGCTGGAGAGCGGCGACTACACCAGCGACGTCGTCTCCAACCTGGCGATGATGGTGAACGGCAACGCCGTGATGCGCCGGACGGCCGAGGAGCAGGGGATCGGGTCCGCTCTGCTGGACCCCTACATGGAGCTCATGGAGCGCCGTCTGGCCCAGGGCCACGGTGAGGAGGACGGCCCCACGGGGGTGATCGACCTGCTCGCGGCGCGCTGA
- a CDS encoding DUF2087 domain-containing protein, whose translation MDERERVLRAYLSEGRITQIPVRRGDRLVVLDHVARALDPGVRYSEPELNRILLRFSSDLAVLRHGLLDEGFLEHDRTRYWRCGGTVDL comes from the coding sequence GTGGACGAACGCGAGCGCGTGCTGCGCGCGTACCTGTCGGAGGGGCGGATCACGCAGATCCCGGTCCGCCGCGGCGACCGCCTCGTCGTCCTCGACCACGTCGCCCGTGCCCTGGACCCGGGTGTGCGCTACAGCGAGCCGGAGCTGAACCGGATCCTGCTGCGGTTCAGCTCCGACCTGGCGGTCCTGCGACACGGACTGCTCGACGAGGGCTTCCTGGAGCACGACCGCACCCGCTACTGGCGCTGCGGCGGCACCGTCGACCTCTGA
- a CDS encoding TetR family transcriptional regulator: METVSANRGTARERLMDAAYAEVVAGAWAERRMADIATAAQVSRQTLYNVFGSKEGLLQAIVVREVNALLDGVVGLLAADETDPVSAVSRSTRLILLAARDNPLLHAVVTGDRDLLPVLTTRSAPLLDVVGERIAAMLEDRCPEVGPRTAESVADVSVRLTVSYALQPIDPDQAAHRVETVVHGMLRAG, from the coding sequence ATGGAGACGGTGAGCGCGAACCGCGGGACCGCCCGCGAACGGCTGATGGACGCCGCCTACGCCGAGGTCGTCGCCGGCGCCTGGGCCGAACGGCGGATGGCCGACATCGCTACGGCGGCCCAGGTGTCCAGGCAGACCCTCTACAACGTGTTCGGCAGCAAGGAGGGCCTCCTCCAGGCGATCGTGGTGCGCGAGGTCAACGCGCTGCTGGACGGCGTCGTCGGCCTGCTGGCGGCCGACGAGACCGACCCGGTCTCCGCGGTGAGCCGGTCGACCCGCCTCATCCTCCTGGCCGCCCGCGACAACCCCCTCCTGCACGCGGTGGTCACCGGCGACCGCGACCTGCTGCCCGTGTTGACCACCAGGTCCGCGCCGCTGCTCGACGTGGTCGGCGAGCGCATCGCCGCCATGCTGGAGGACCGCTGCCCCGAGGTGGGCCCCCGGACCGCCGAGTCGGTCGCCGACGTCTCGGTGCGGCTCACGGTCTCCTACGCCCTGCAGCCCATCGACCCGGACCAGGCGGCGCACCGGGTGGAGACCGTGGTGCACGGCATGCTGCGCGCCGGTTGA